Part of the Bacteroidales bacterium genome, TGTAAGGCCGGTAACGCTGGTCGGTGATGTTTTCGAGGCCGGCGCTGGCAGATAAATAGTCGGTAACCTGGTACATAGCTTTGAAATTCAGGGTGTGCCAACTGGGGGAATATGGATTTCCATTTTCATCCTCAGCATAGATCACATCCTTCTGTTGCTCTTCCGGATTCAGGTTTTCGTAGTTCACTTCGTTGCTGAACATCGTGTAGAGTTGCATGTTGATCCTGTTTTTGATATAAGTTAACCTTGCCACTCCAAACCAGGGTGCTGCATGACGCGAAGGACTGATCATACCATCGTCCATTTCTTCTTCACCGTGCTGGTAATTGAACCTTCCTGAAATGCCGAAACCTTGCCCAAGTTTGAATTCCAGCCCGGCATTTATACCGTAAACATTAGCCTTTGCGGCATTCTGTATGGCATAAACTTTACTCATCTCTCCGTTGTAAAGGATGCTGTCCTGACCATTTAATGTGTATTCTCTGCGTACCATTGCATCATCAAGCAGGGTATAAAAGCCGGTGATATCAATTTTTACTTTATCATTGAAAATCCGGGCAATGTTAATTTCTCCATTATATGCATATTCAGCTTTCAACTCCGGGTTGGGAACAATAACGTCACCAGCCTGGAAGTCGAACATTTTCCCGATATCATCAACATTGGGAGCGCGGAAACCGGTGGAGGCATCAGCGCTCAATGTCCATTCTGCAGAGGGTTTAAATACAACACCAACACTGCCTGTAACGGCATCATTGTTCAGTTCAACTTTGTTGTAAGGCAGCGGGTAAAATTCCAGCAGATCGCTAAAGTCTGATTCAATGGCGAAATGTGAATACCTCATTCCGGCCTGGAGCAGAGTTTTCTCAGAAAAACGGTATTGATAATTCAGATAGACTCCTGCTGACTGCCAGGTAGAGGCCGGATAACGGTCAGGAACGCGGATCGGAGCCCCGGTTTTTATGTTTTGAGCTTTGCCGTCAGAGACCACATCGTTAATGACATATTCGAAGCCATAGAATAATTTATGGTCACCGCTTAATTTAACAAAATCAACATTCATCGAAAGTGCTTCAACTTCTTCGGTCTGAGTGCGGAGCCTGGTATTGTTCAGACGTCTGTCGATCCGGCTCTCCCCGAAATTTTGAAATGCGATTCTCAAGTTCATCTGATTGTAAAAAAGGTTATCGCTTTCGTGGGTTATCCCGAGAAAATTCATCATCCACTTTTGGGGACCATAATCCCATACAGCATAAACAGGCAAACCGCTCGGCGATGTTTCGATCAGCCTGTCATAACGGGAATAGTTCGATGTTTCGGAATAATGAAACCCATATTGAATATCCCAGTGCTTATTTGGTTGGAAACGTACTTTTTGCATAAAATTGATCTGGGTATATGCCGTTGGATTTTGAATTTCCTGATTTTCGTTGGTAAAGACGTGGTCAACACTGTCAATACGCTGGACATAATAGGGTTTCAGGTATTCATCCGGTCCATTCTTACTTCCCATCAGCAGGTTGCTGTAATCATAGCTGGTGACGCTGCTGGTGAAGGCCCATTTTTTCCAGCCGGCACTGATATCAAAATGGCCGGTTTTCTCATTATTGGCAGATGAATAGCGCATTACGGCCTTTCCGGTTACCAAATGTTCTTCATTTTGCGAGAATTGAGGAGTAAGGGTTCTGAAACTCATTACGCCACCGATGGCGTCGCTGCCATAGATAATTGAGCCGGGTCCGAAAAAGACTTCCGTGTTTTCGATCGCAAAAGGGTCGAGGGAGATCACATTCTGGATATTACCTGACCTGAAGATGGCGGTGTTCATCCTCACTCCGTCGATGGTGTAAAGCAAACGGTTGGTTGCAAAACCACGTATCATCGGGCTTCCGCCTCCCTGCTGGCTTTTCTGGATAAAAACTTCGCCGGAAGTTCCAAGAAGGTCAGCTGCGGTTTGCGGATTTTGCAAAGCGACTTGTTTCACACTGATAGAGGTGATTTTGTTAGGAATGTCGCGTTTGTTCTGCTCCCATCGCGTGGCCGAAATCACGATTTCATCAAGCGACAATTGAGTTTGTGACAGTTTCACTATAAATCCATTTTGCTCGATTGCAGCATAACTCAGAATCATTGACTGGTAACCCAACAGCCTGATCTCTATCACTTCAGCGCCTTTGAAGCCTGAAAATTCGGCGTTCCCCTGCTGATTTGTTGTAACAGAAGTTTTAGGGCTTTCACTTACCAGACTTACTAACTGCAATGGTCGTCCGGTCTCTGCGTCTTTTACACTGATAGTTTGTGAAAATCCAATAAAGAATAACCCGATAAAAAATAGGGTTGATATTATTTTTTTCATTGTAAACCAGTAAAATAAGTGTTTGTGATCATTCAGAATAGTTTAAAAGCCGATACGCACCGGCAAATACTGCAAAATTTCAAAAAGCAAAAACTACCAGATCAGAAATATTTATGACTGACCGGCTATTCAGGCTGATTGATTTGCATGTAATTAACAAACATCCTGAGGGGGTGGTACCGGTGGGGGGAAAAAGAGTGAATTGTATTTTTCGGTGTAGAAGAACGTAATCTTCAACTGGTTGGTAAATTGTTGATCTTTTTGGCTGGTCAGATCATCAAAGTACAGGCCTTTGAAGAACTGGCAAATTTTATTGAGACGATCTTTGCTTTGCTCATTTTGCCCGGCAGCGTGGGCTAAAAGAGAATTTAATTTTTTGTTCAGATGCGTTTCTTCGTGATCCCACCAACAATAGTAGAACACCGAATCTTCTATTGCGACAGTTTCGACGATGTCGTACATTTCTCCGTTAAATTCAAACTCCTTTGAATGTTTCCAGTTGAGCAGGTTTAGTGTTTCCTCTTTTGTAAACCTTAATACTACAAGTTCATCCCTGTCAAGGCCAGCTATCATCTTCCATTTCACCTCTTTTTTCACCAACTGCCTTTTTACATGCAGCCATGTGAAAGTTCCTGCCAACGGTGCAATCAGGCAGAACAGAAGTGAGATGGAAATGAGTTTTTTCGACATTGAATTTTTTAATCCTGCAAAGAAAGTGAATTATTATGATTTTATTTCCTTTTAAACAATTTTGCAATGGTTTTGCCTATTTCATCCAATTCGCGGATGGGCTCCATGACCGAAGGGTTTTTGAGCCCGGTCGGGTCTTCATCTGCCACGCCGGTTTGCATGGGATAAACCAGGAGAAAATTATTGTCCTTGAAGTACTTATTGAGGTAAGTGGGAATTTTCACCATATTTGAGTGGTAGGAAGGGTGATCCTTCCGGCTCATAACAATCACGAGGTTGTCGTCAATGCGCACATTACGGGATAAAATCAGGAAGTCATCCCAATCGCTGAATTCGTAAAAAGCAGATTGAATCGGGTGTTTGAGATTAATATCCTTGATGAATTTTAGGGTTTGTGGTGACGAATAGAATAAAAGCGTAGCGCCGCTGTTGCGGGCAATATTCCAAACTTTGAGCAACCACAAAGGGAATCCGATTTCACGCTCAGCCCTGTCAGGGACAACGATTACATGCCTTTTGATGGTAGCAAGAGGCTGTGCGGGTTTGTAAATCAACGTGGTGCAGTTGCATTTGGTAAGGATGCCCTCGGTAAGGTTACGGATAAATGAATCGGACATTCCTTTTTCGTGCTGCAAGCCAAGCAGCAGGTCGCTGATCTTGTGTTCTTTCACAACGCTGGTAACCCCATTAACCATCGACATGTCATAACGCAGCAAATGATGAAGGTGATTGTCGGTTGCTGCAGCGGTTACAACAGCTTTATCAAGTATCTTTTTTGCCATTTTATCAGCTGCAATGTCCTGATTTTCATGATCTATAATATTAAGTGCAAATAGGCCGGTTTTGTTTTTCTTCGACTTGATCATTACCCCCAGGTTAACCATCTCTTCCACTGTGTCCTGGTCATTAATCGGAATTAAGATCTTTTCCATTTGATCGTCATCATCGGTCGTAACTTCAGCAGCTTCAGCGAGCGAAATGTTCTTTGCCCCTTTTTGGGTAACGAATGATGCA contains:
- a CDS encoding TonB-dependent receptor translates to MKKIISTLFFIGLFFIGFSQTISVKDAETGRPLQLVSLVSESPKTSVTTNQQGNAEFSGFKGAEVIEIRLLGYQSMILSYAAIEQNGFIVKLSQTQLSLDEIVISATRWEQNKRDIPNKITSISVKQVALQNPQTAADLLGTSGEVFIQKSQQGGGSPMIRGFATNRLLYTIDGVRMNTAIFRSGNIQNVISLDPFAIENTEVFFGPGSIIYGSDAIGGVMSFRTLTPQFSQNEEHLVTGKAVMRYSSANNEKTGHFDISAGWKKWAFTSSVTSYDYSNLLMGSKNGPDEYLKPYYVQRIDSVDHVFTNENQEIQNPTAYTQINFMQKVRFQPNKHWDIQYGFHYSETSNYSRYDRLIETSPSGLPVYAVWDYGPQKWMMNFLGITHESDNLFYNQMNLRIAFQNFGESRIDRRLNNTRLRTQTEEVEALSMNVDFVKLSGDHKLFYGFEYVINDVVSDGKAQNIKTGAPIRVPDRYPASTWQSAGVYLNYQYRFSEKTLLQAGMRYSHFAIESDFSDLLEFYPLPYNKVELNNDAVTGSVGVVFKPSAEWTLSADASTGFRAPNVDDIGKMFDFQAGDVIVPNPELKAEYAYNGEINIARIFNDKVKIDITGFYTLLDDAMVRREYTLNGQDSILYNGEMSKVYAIQNAAKANVYGINAGLEFKLGQGFGISGRFNYQHGEEEMDDGMISPSRHAAPWFGVARLTYIKNRINMQLYTMFSNEVNYENLNPEEQQKDVIYAEDENGNPYSPSWHTLNFKAMYQVTDYLSASAGLENITDQRYRPYSSGLVAPGRNFIISLILNF